From a region of the Methanothrix sp. genome:
- a CDS encoding cyclase family protein: MPPHIRIYDVTQNISSMLPVYPGDPGFSREVLKSLEWGDPYTLSALHLSAHAGTHIDAPSHFIRGGRSVHEIPIERLIMMVDLIDSGTVVSPENLSGLNPLAEGVIFRTGSLTGYLSEGAARACVDRRLKLIGTDALSVDSSEEDAVHRLLLSNDMLILEGLYLEGVPAGVHTLLCMPLKIEGAEASPVRAILAPAEWHQWIL, translated from the coding sequence ATGCCTCCTCATATCAGAATTTACGATGTAACACAGAATATCAGCAGCATGCTGCCCGTATATCCAGGAGATCCGGGGTTCTCCAGAGAGGTGTTGAAAAGCCTGGAATGGGGTGACCCCTACACGCTCTCCGCGCTCCATCTCAGCGCCCACGCAGGCACGCACATCGACGCACCCTCACATTTCATCAGAGGCGGCAGATCCGTTCATGAGATTCCCATCGAGAGGTTGATCATGATGGTGGATCTCATCGACTCTGGGACTGTTGTCTCTCCTGAGAACCTATCGGGTCTGAACCCCCTCGCAGAGGGCGTCATCTTCAGAACAGGATCTCTCACTGGATACCTATCAGAGGGCGCCGCCAGAGCATGTGTGGACCGCAGATTAAAGCTGATCGGAACAGATGCTCTCTCAGTGGACAGCTCAGAGGAGGATGCCGTGCACAGGCTTCTGCTATCAAATGACATGCTGATCCTGGAGGGGCTGTATCTGGAAGGCGTCCCAGCCGGCGTGCACACGCTTCTCTGCATGCCGCTGAAGATCGAGGGCGCCGAGGCATCTCCGGTCAGAGCCATCCTGGCTCCGGCTGAGTGGCATCAGTGGATCCTCTGA